Proteins encoded by one window of Arabidopsis thaliana chromosome 2, partial sequence:
- a CDS encoding ARM repeat superfamily protein (ARM repeat superfamily protein; FUNCTIONS IN: binding; INVOLVED IN: biological_process unknown; LOCATED IN: cellular_component unknown; CONTAINS InterPro DOMAIN/s: Armadillo-like helical (InterPro:IPR011989), Armadillo-type fold (InterPro:IPR016024); BEST Arabidopsis thaliana protein match is: ARM repeat superfamily protein (TAIR:AT4G31890.2); Has 565 Blast hits to 559 proteins in 33 species: Archae - 0; Bacteria - 2; Metazoa - 2; Fungi - 7; Plants - 536; Viruses - 0; Other Eukaryotes - 18 (source: NCBI BLink).), whose protein sequence is MSSSRTQSSSSSVWQLQYMKLNFFTKIRCLLKSKASFRKSNLQALPEKSRTYQDFEKVAALPEEIVSKPPEDENEEVVLQKTVKKIHFGSWEEKEKAAIEIEKLAREDKKTRKLMAELGVIQILVSMVASDVSGHQKAAVNALIQLSHGTYTNKALMVNADICSKLPKNVEVLDQSTRHAFAELLLSLSSLTNTQLPVASSQILPFLMDTMNSDSTDMKTKEICLATISNLCLVLENAGPLVLNGAVETLLSLMSTKDLSEKALASLGKLVVTQMGKKAMEDCLLVSKGLIEILTWEDIPKCQEYAAYILMVLAHQSWSQREKMAKAGIVPVLLEVSLLGSPLVQKRAVKLLQWFKDERNVRMGPHSGPQTGWVSPGMGSPMSPRSGEEGRKMMKNLVKQSLYKNMEMITRRGNLDMESESCRLKSLIISTSSKSLTY, encoded by the exons ATGTCTTCCTCTCGAACAcaatcctcttcttcttcagtttgGCAACTTCAATACATGAAGCTCAACTTCTTCACAAAGATTCGATGCCTTTTGAAATCCAAAGCATCCTTCCGCAAAAGTAATCTTCAAGCGTTACCAGAGAAATCAAGAACCTATCAAGATTTCGAGAAGGTGGCGGCGCTTCCGGAAGAAATTGTATCAAAGCCACCAGAAGATGAGAATGAGGAGGTTGTGTTACAAAAAACTGTAAAGAAGATCCACTTCGGAAGCtgggaagagaaggagaaagctgCCATAGAGATCGAGAAACTTGCCCGAGAAGATAAGAAGACTCGGAAGCTCATGGCTGAGCTAGGTGTTATTCAAATTCTTGTTTCTATGGTCGCTTCCGATGTTTCCGGCCATCAGAAAGCTGCCGTCAATGCTCTTATTCAGCTTTCTCATGGAACCTACAC GAACAAGGCGCTGATGGTGAACGCCGATATATGCTCAAAGCTTCCCAAAAATGTTGAAGTTCTCGACCAATCAACAAGACATGCCTTTGCCGAGCTTCTGCTTTCATTGTCATCTCTAACCAACACACAATTACCAGTAGCTTCATCACAAATTCTACCGTTCTTAATGGACACGATGAATTCAGATTCAACAGATATGAAGACCAAAGAGATATGTCTAGCCACCATAAGCAATCTCTGCCTTGTGTTGGAAAACGCAGGACCTTTGGTCTTGAACGGGGCAGTGGAGACACTCCTAAGCCTAATGTCAACTAAAGACTTGTCTGAGAAGGCACTAGCGAGTCTAGGGAAATTGGTGGTGACTCAAATGGGTAAAAAAGCAATGGAGGATTGTTTGCTTGTGTCTAAAGGTTTAATAGAGATTCTAACATGGGAAGATATACCGAAATGCCAAGAATACGCGGCGTATATCTTGATGGTATTAGCTCATCAGAGTTGGAGCCAGCGTGAGAAAATGGCCAAGGCAGGGATTGTGCCGGTTCTTCTTGAAGTGAGCTTACTTGGGAGTCCTCTGGTTCAAAAGAGGGCAGTGAAACTTTTGCAATGGTTCAAGGATGAGAGAAATGTACGGATGGGTCCTCATTCGGGTCCACAAACGGGTTGGGTGAGTCCTGGGATGGGATCTCCAATGAGCCCGAGGTCAGGGGAAGAAGGtaggaagatgatgaagaatctGGTGAAACAGAGTTTATACAAGAACATGGAGATGATAACTCGACGAGGGAATTTGGATATGGAGAGTGAAAGTTGTAGGCTTAAGTCTTTGATCATCAGCACAAGCTCTAAAAGTTTGACTtattga
- the NLP1 gene encoding nitrilase-like protein 1, with amino-acid sequence MQKLAKELGVVIPVSFFEEANTAHYNSIAIIDADGTDLGIYRKSHIPDGPGYQEKFYFNPGDTGFKVFQTKFAKIGVAICWDQWFPEAARAMVLQGAEILFYPTAIGSEPQDQGLDSRDHWRRVMQGHAGANVVPLVASNRIGKEIIETEHGPSQITFYGTSFIAGPTGEIVAEADDKSEAVLVAQFDLDMIKSKRQSWGVFRDRRPDLYKVLLTMDGNL; translated from the exons ATGCAGAAGCTGGCAAAGGAATTGGGTGTAGTGATACCTGTTAGTTTCTTTGAGGAGGCAAATACTGCACATTACAATTCGATTGCTATAATTGATGCTGATGGAACTGACTTGGGAATTTATAGGAAGTCTCATATTCCTGATGGACCTG GTTATCAAGAGAAGTTTTATTTCAATCCTGGAGATACTGGCTTTAAG GTTTTCCAGACGAAGTTTGCTAAAATTGGAGTGG CTATATGTTGGGATCAGTGGTTTCCTGAGGCAGCTCGAGCTATGGTTCTACAGGGTGCTGAAATACTGTTTTATCCCACTGCTATTGGTTCTGAACCTCAAGACCAGGGATTGGATTCGCGTGATCATTGGAGGAGAGTTATGCAAGGGCATGCTGGAGCTAACGTG GTACCTCTAGTAGCCTCAAATCGCATAGGGAAGGAAATAATTGAAACTGAGCATGGACCTAGTCAGATCACTTTCTACGGAACTTCCTTCATTGCCG GACCAACAGGTGAAATTGTGGCCGAGGCAGATGATAAATCGGAAGCTGTTCTTGTAGCACAGTTTGATCTTGATATGATCAAGTCGAAAAGGCAAAGCTGGGGAGTGTTCCGTGACCGTCGTCCAGATTTGTACAAGGTGCTTCTTACTATGGATGGTAATCTCTAA